AATGGACAGCAGTTATTCAAGCGGGAGGTATGGGGACACGTCTGCATGAACTTACGAAAGGAGAAATTCCAAAACCGCTATATCCATTACTTGGAAAGCCAATCATTCAGCACCAATTAGAAAAGCTTATCGAAAGTGGCATTCAAAGATTTGTGTTTATAGTAGGGCATCTGGGTGACAAAATTCAAGAATATTTTAAGGACGGAGCAAATTGGGGGGTTTATATTAATTATATAGTAGAATCAGAACCTTTAGGATCTGCCGGTGCCCTCTCTTACTTAAAAGAAAGGTTCTGTACTGAGGATTTCTTGTTAATTTTTGGCGATGTTATGTTTGATATCGATATAGATAGAATGATAACGTTTCATGAGCGTAAAGGAAGTAATATAACGTTGTTAGTTCATCCTAATTCACATCCATATGATTCTGACCTAGTGGTTTTAGATAAGGAAGAGAGAATTATTGGTTTCGATTCTAAAAAAAATAAAAGAAATTATTGGTATGATAATTGTGTAAATGCAGGTATTTATATTTTTAATAAAGGACTTCTTGAAAAAATCGAAAAACCAAAAAAATTAGATTTGGAATCAGATATAATTGTACCTTATTTAGGAAGTGGTAAAGTGTATGGTTATCGTACTACGGAATATGTAAAGGATGCAGGAACGGTTGAACGTTTTTATGCAGTAGAAAAGGATTTTCAGTCAGGAACTGCTTTTGAGAAAAATTTAAAAAGACAGCAGAAGTGCATCTTTTTAGATAGAGACGGAACATTGAACATTCATAAAGGATTCATAGATAACGAAATAGATTTTGAGTTAGAAAAGAATGCTGCTGAGGCAGTTAAATTAATAAATGATTCCGGCTATTTAGCTATTGTAGTTACTAATCAGCCAGTTGTTGCAAGAGGGCAGTGTTCTATTGAAGATGTTAATAATATACACAAGAAGATGGCTTCGCTGTTAGGTGATCAAGGTGCCTTTCTAGATGATATAATATTTTGTCCTCATCATCCAGATAAAGGGTACCCTGAAGAAAAAATCGAATATAAAGTTGTATGCAATTGTAGAAAGCCTAATACTGGTATGATTGATTTAATGGTACAAAAATACAATATTGACAAGGAAAAATCTTTTATAATAGGTGATACAACAAGTGATATATTAACTGGTATAAAATCGGGTCTTAGTACTGTTATTGTTCAAACTGGCGAAGGGGGAAGGGATAGAAAGTATAGTGTATCACCAGATAAAGAAGCAGTTGACATATTAGATGCCGTAAAACAGATAGTAAATAACAAGGGAGGCTATAAGTTATGATTGATTATACAGGTGGAATAAAGGAGTATATTGAATTAGAAAAGAAAACTTTGGAAAGCTTACCCATAGTGGATATCAATAATGTGATGAATATTTTAGAAAATGCCAGATTGAATCAAAAAAGAATTTTCATTTGTGGTAATGGGGGCAGTGCTTCTACAGCCTCTCACTTTAAGTGTGATTTTAATAAAGGAATCAGTTATGCTCAGGATATAAAATATGATTTTGAATGTTTAAGTGATAATGTTCCAATGATGATGGCGATTGCAAATGACATAGGTTATGACGAGATATTTGTTGTTCCTTTAAAAAATAAATTGAAAGCAGGGGATATTGTAATAGGTATATCGGGAAGTGGAAATTCCGCAAATGTTGTGAAAGCTTTAGAATATGCAAATAGTACTAATGCCGAAACTATTGCGCTAACAGGTTATGATGGGGGGAGATTGAAGCAAATAGCAAGACACAATATTCATATTAATATTAATAATATGCAGATTACGGAAGATATACATTTAATCTTAGATCATATGATGATGTACATATTATCTGGAATGAAGGGATGCTAAAGATAAAGTGGTGGAGGATGAAAAATGATATGTTTTTGTGAGAAAGAAGTTTATGTAATATATAATGAAGAATTAGAAGTGTCAAATTTGTTCTCTTTTTTTTGTAGCCCAGGTCATTCCACCGATATTGTCATTGTTAAAGATTATCGGGAAAACTTTGTAGGTATAATAACATACGAGAGGTTACTTTATAAAAGAGATCAATTAGTGCAGACTCAAATTCTATCAACCGGAGTTAATATTTGGGAGGAAGCCTATAAAATATTTAATTCGGATAAGTATATACTTTATATTCCCGTATTTGATGAAATGAATGAGTTAGTTTACTTCTGTTATCAGAGAGTAATGACCCAAGAAGTAGAGGTAGACAGGATTATGGATCAGTTATATAAAAATGATGCAGCACTATTTTTATCTGAATTATATCCTAAGATAAAGGCAGTTTATCTATATGGTTTAAACGAATTGTCGTATAAATTTTATAAATTATTATACAAGAGAAACATAACTGTTGTGATTCAGGAAGATATCTGGGAAATTATACTCGGAATTAAAACAAAGGATGTTAAAATACCTAGTTTTATGTGTATGAAAATATACTCTGATGGTACTGAATTGATTGTCGAAGAAAAAGATCAAACTCAGAAAGATAGATTCTCTTTTAAAAATAGATGGGAATTTCTTTTAGATATTGCATTTATAAATAGAATAATTGTTGAAAATAGTATCAAAAACAGTTTCAATAGAATGAGCATTAAATGTTATATATGTAGGATTCCTTTATTTGAAGAATTAAATAATTATGATTTAGAAGAAGTATTTAGACATATGAAATATATTTCTCTTTCGAATCCTTTATTGAACATAGATGATAAGGAAACCATGAAACAGATAACAAAAGTATGCGGAATGAGCCATGAAGAGCATTTAAAAAAATATAATAATGAAATAACAGAAAGAAGAAGTATAAAGGATTCACATATTACCAAGTATGGAAGAGAGGAGAGCACTATTTATATAGTTGGGCCCTGTAT
The nucleotide sequence above comes from Anaerocolumna cellulosilytica. Encoded proteins:
- a CDS encoding HAD-IIIA family hydrolase: MKKWTAVIQAGGMGTRLHELTKGEIPKPLYPLLGKPIIQHQLEKLIESGIQRFVFIVGHLGDKIQEYFKDGANWGVYINYIVESEPLGSAGALSYLKERFCTEDFLLIFGDVMFDIDIDRMITFHERKGSNITLLVHPNSHPYDSDLVVLDKEERIIGFDSKKNKRNYWYDNCVNAGIYIFNKGLLEKIEKPKKLDLESDIIVPYLGSGKVYGYRTTEYVKDAGTVERFYAVEKDFQSGTAFEKNLKRQQKCIFLDRDGTLNIHKGFIDNEIDFELEKNAAEAVKLINDSGYLAIVVTNQPVVARGQCSIEDVNNIHKKMASLLGDQGAFLDDIIFCPHHPDKGYPEEKIEYKVVCNCRKPNTGMIDLMVQKYNIDKEKSFIIGDTTSDILTGIKSGLSTVIVQTGEGGRDRKYSVSPDKEAVDILDAVKQIVNNKGGYKL
- a CDS encoding SIS domain-containing protein; the encoded protein is MIDYTGGIKEYIELEKKTLESLPIVDINNVMNILENARLNQKRIFICGNGGSASTASHFKCDFNKGISYAQDIKYDFECLSDNVPMMMAIANDIGYDEIFVVPLKNKLKAGDIVIGISGSGNSANVVKALEYANSTNAETIALTGYDGGRLKQIARHNIHININNMQITEDIHLILDHMMMYILSGMKGC